One segment of Spodoptera frugiperda isolate SF20-4 chromosome 5, AGI-APGP_CSIRO_Sfru_2.0, whole genome shotgun sequence DNA contains the following:
- the LOC118271914 gene encoding atypical protein kinase C isoform X7 gives MSCSVEIAKHLLKGSIYRRGARRWRKLYRVNGHIFQAKRFNRRAFCAFCQDRIWGLGRQGFKCIQCKLLVHKKCHKLVQKPCSNEHVDPIEVKDDANGESTLGRASSVRSRAEVEPPLPETPPAPAPAPPRADELEPGSQRQYSLDDFELIRVIGRGSYAKVLMVELKRTKRVYAMKVIKKALVTDDEDIDWVQTEKHVFETASNHPFLVGLHSCFQTPSRLFFVIEFVRGGDLMFHMQRQRRLPEEHARFYAAEISLALHFLHERGVIYRDLKLDNVLLDHEGHIKLTDYGMCKEGVRPGDTTSTFCGTPNYIAPEILRGEEYGFSVDWWALGVLTYEMLAGRSPFDIAQAADNPDQNTEDYLFQVILEKTIRIPRSLSVKAASVLKGFLNKNPVERLGCGENGFLDIVSHPFFKSIEWEMLEQKQVVPPFKPRLEGERDLANFPPEFTDEPVHLTPDNDTVIADIDQSEFEGFEYVNPLLMSLEDCV, from the exons ATGTCCTGCTCCGTTGAAATCGCTAAGCACCTGTTAAAAG GAAGCATATACAGAAGAGGCGCTCGACGGTGGCGGAAGCTATACCGCGTCAATGGACACATCTTTCAGGCGAAGCGATTTAACAGA CGCGCCTTCTGTGCCTTCTGCCAGGACCGTATCTGGGGCCTGGGCCGGCAAGGGTTCAAGTGCATCCAGTGCAAGCTGCTGGTGCACAAGAAGTGCCACAAGCTCGTGCAGAAGCCGTGCTCCAACGAACATGTGGACCCCATCGAGGTCAAGGACGATGCCAACGGAGAAAGCACGCTGGGACGAGCGTCTTCTGTTAG GTCTCGCGCGGAAGTCGAACCCCCGCTGCCGGAGACGCCGCCGGcgcctgcgcctgcgccgcccCGCGCGGACGAGCTGGAGCCCGGCTCACAGAGGCAGTACTCTCTCGATGACTTCGAGCTCATCAGGGTCATTGGACGAGGATCTTATGCTAAG GTGTTGATGGTAGAACTGAAGCGCACAAAACGCGTGTACGCGATGAAGGTGATCAAGAAGGCTCTGGTGACGGACGACGAGGACATCGACTGGGTGCAGACGGAGAAGCATGTGTTCGAGACCGCCTCCAACCACCCCTTCCTGGTGGGGCTGCACTCCTGCTTCCAAACCCCCAGCCGGCTGTTCTTCGTCATCGAGTTCGTTAGAGGCGGGGATCTTAT GTTCCACATGCAGCGCCAACGGAGGCTGCCCGAGGAGCACGCGCGGTTCTACGCGGCGGAGATATCGCTGGCGCTGCACTTCCTGCACGAGCGCGGCGTCATCTACCGCGACCTCAAGCTCGACAACGTGCTGCTCGACCACGAGGGACATATCAAGCTCACTGATTATGGAATGTGCAAG GAAGGCGTACGTCCCGGCGACACGACGTCGACATTCTGCGGCACGCCGAACTACATCGCGCCGGAGATCCTGCGCGGCGAGGAGTACGGCTTCTCCGTGGACTGGTGGGCGCTCGGCGTGCTCACCTACGAGATGCTGGCCGGACGCTCGCCCTTCGACATCGCACAGGCCGCCGACAACCCTGATCAAAACACTGAGGATTATTTGTTCCAG GTGATCCTAGAGAAGACGATCCGTATCCCTCGCTCGCTGTCGGTGAAGGCGGCGTCGGTGCTGAAAGGCTTCCTCAACAAGAACCCGGTCGAGAGGCTCGGCTGCGGGGAGAACGGGTTCCTCGACATCGTCTCACATCCCTTCTTCAAGAGCATCGAGTGGGAGAtg ttGGAGCAGAAGCAGGTAGTGCCTCCGTTCAAGCCGCGGCTGGAGGGCGAGCGCGACCTCGCCAACTTCCCGCCCGAGTTCACTGACGAGCCCGTGCATCTCACGCCTGATAATGA TACGGTGATCGCGGACATCGACCAGTCTGAGTTCGAGGGCTTCGAGTACGTGAACCCGCTCCTCATGTCCCTGGAGGACTGCGTGTGA
- the LOC118271914 gene encoding atypical protein kinase C isoform X6: MVHQKDQDCLLELFSLLCAQKGSAPNRRKRIKEVFPNVPAAPGMPCAGEDRSIYRRGARRWRKLYRVNGHIFQAKRFNRRAFCAFCQDRIWGLGRQGFKCIQCKLLVHKKCHKLVQKPCSNEHVDPIEVKDDANGESTLGRASSVRSRAEVEPPLPETPPAPAPAPPRADELEPGSQRQYSLDDFELIRVIGRGSYAKVLMVELKRTKRVYAMKVIKKALVTDDEDIDWVQTEKHVFETASNHPFLVGLHSCFQTPSRLFFVIEFVRGGDLMFHMQRQRRLPEEHARFYAAEISLALHFLHERGVIYRDLKLDNVLLDHEGHIKLTDYGMCKEGVRPGDTTSTFCGTPNYIAPEILRGEEYGFSVDWWALGVLTYEMLAGRSPFDIAQAADNPDQNTEDYLFQVILEKTIRIPRSLSVKAASVLKGFLNKNPVERLGCGENGFLDIVSHPFFKSIEWEMLEQKQVVPPFKPRLEGERDLANFPPEFTDEPVHLTPDNDTVIADIDQSEFEGFEYVNPLLMSLEDCV; encoded by the exons tTTTCCCGAATGTGCCGGCCGCGCCGGGCATGCCATGCGCGGGCGAAGACA GAAGCATATACAGAAGAGGCGCTCGACGGTGGCGGAAGCTATACCGCGTCAATGGACACATCTTTCAGGCGAAGCGATTTAACAGA CGCGCCTTCTGTGCCTTCTGCCAGGACCGTATCTGGGGCCTGGGCCGGCAAGGGTTCAAGTGCATCCAGTGCAAGCTGCTGGTGCACAAGAAGTGCCACAAGCTCGTGCAGAAGCCGTGCTCCAACGAACATGTGGACCCCATCGAGGTCAAGGACGATGCCAACGGAGAAAGCACGCTGGGACGAGCGTCTTCTGTTAG GTCTCGCGCGGAAGTCGAACCCCCGCTGCCGGAGACGCCGCCGGcgcctgcgcctgcgccgcccCGCGCGGACGAGCTGGAGCCCGGCTCACAGAGGCAGTACTCTCTCGATGACTTCGAGCTCATCAGGGTCATTGGACGAGGATCTTATGCTAAG GTGTTGATGGTAGAACTGAAGCGCACAAAACGCGTGTACGCGATGAAGGTGATCAAGAAGGCTCTGGTGACGGACGACGAGGACATCGACTGGGTGCAGACGGAGAAGCATGTGTTCGAGACCGCCTCCAACCACCCCTTCCTGGTGGGGCTGCACTCCTGCTTCCAAACCCCCAGCCGGCTGTTCTTCGTCATCGAGTTCGTTAGAGGCGGGGATCTTAT GTTCCACATGCAGCGCCAACGGAGGCTGCCCGAGGAGCACGCGCGGTTCTACGCGGCGGAGATATCGCTGGCGCTGCACTTCCTGCACGAGCGCGGCGTCATCTACCGCGACCTCAAGCTCGACAACGTGCTGCTCGACCACGAGGGACATATCAAGCTCACTGATTATGGAATGTGCAAG GAAGGCGTACGTCCCGGCGACACGACGTCGACATTCTGCGGCACGCCGAACTACATCGCGCCGGAGATCCTGCGCGGCGAGGAGTACGGCTTCTCCGTGGACTGGTGGGCGCTCGGCGTGCTCACCTACGAGATGCTGGCCGGACGCTCGCCCTTCGACATCGCACAGGCCGCCGACAACCCTGATCAAAACACTGAGGATTATTTGTTCCAG GTGATCCTAGAGAAGACGATCCGTATCCCTCGCTCGCTGTCGGTGAAGGCGGCGTCGGTGCTGAAAGGCTTCCTCAACAAGAACCCGGTCGAGAGGCTCGGCTGCGGGGAGAACGGGTTCCTCGACATCGTCTCACATCCCTTCTTCAAGAGCATCGAGTGGGAGAtg ttGGAGCAGAAGCAGGTAGTGCCTCCGTTCAAGCCGCGGCTGGAGGGCGAGCGCGACCTCGCCAACTTCCCGCCCGAGTTCACTGACGAGCCCGTGCATCTCACGCCTGATAATGA TACGGTGATCGCGGACATCGACCAGTCTGAGTTCGAGGGCTTCGAGTACGTGAACCCGCTCCTCATGTCCCTGGAGGACTGCGTGTGA
- the LOC118271914 gene encoding atypical protein kinase C isoform X5, which yields MKMSTFWSEFLNAAANHPFPSMPIDLLSPFDLQTNEEFFPNVPAAPGMPCAGEDRSIYRRGARRWRKLYRVNGHIFQAKRFNRRAFCAFCQDRIWGLGRQGFKCIQCKLLVHKKCHKLVQKPCSNEHVDPIEVKDDANGESTLGRASSVRSRAEVEPPLPETPPAPAPAPPRADELEPGSQRQYSLDDFELIRVIGRGSYAKVLMVELKRTKRVYAMKVIKKALVTDDEDIDWVQTEKHVFETASNHPFLVGLHSCFQTPSRLFFVIEFVRGGDLMFHMQRQRRLPEEHARFYAAEISLALHFLHERGVIYRDLKLDNVLLDHEGHIKLTDYGMCKEGVRPGDTTSTFCGTPNYIAPEILRGEEYGFSVDWWALGVLTYEMLAGRSPFDIAQAADNPDQNTEDYLFQVILEKTIRIPRSLSVKAASVLKGFLNKNPVERLGCGENGFLDIVSHPFFKSIEWEMLEQKQVVPPFKPRLEGERDLANFPPEFTDEPVHLTPDNDTVIADIDQSEFEGFEYVNPLLMSLEDCV from the exons tTTTCCCGAATGTGCCGGCCGCGCCGGGCATGCCATGCGCGGGCGAAGACA GAAGCATATACAGAAGAGGCGCTCGACGGTGGCGGAAGCTATACCGCGTCAATGGACACATCTTTCAGGCGAAGCGATTTAACAGA CGCGCCTTCTGTGCCTTCTGCCAGGACCGTATCTGGGGCCTGGGCCGGCAAGGGTTCAAGTGCATCCAGTGCAAGCTGCTGGTGCACAAGAAGTGCCACAAGCTCGTGCAGAAGCCGTGCTCCAACGAACATGTGGACCCCATCGAGGTCAAGGACGATGCCAACGGAGAAAGCACGCTGGGACGAGCGTCTTCTGTTAG GTCTCGCGCGGAAGTCGAACCCCCGCTGCCGGAGACGCCGCCGGcgcctgcgcctgcgccgcccCGCGCGGACGAGCTGGAGCCCGGCTCACAGAGGCAGTACTCTCTCGATGACTTCGAGCTCATCAGGGTCATTGGACGAGGATCTTATGCTAAG GTGTTGATGGTAGAACTGAAGCGCACAAAACGCGTGTACGCGATGAAGGTGATCAAGAAGGCTCTGGTGACGGACGACGAGGACATCGACTGGGTGCAGACGGAGAAGCATGTGTTCGAGACCGCCTCCAACCACCCCTTCCTGGTGGGGCTGCACTCCTGCTTCCAAACCCCCAGCCGGCTGTTCTTCGTCATCGAGTTCGTTAGAGGCGGGGATCTTAT GTTCCACATGCAGCGCCAACGGAGGCTGCCCGAGGAGCACGCGCGGTTCTACGCGGCGGAGATATCGCTGGCGCTGCACTTCCTGCACGAGCGCGGCGTCATCTACCGCGACCTCAAGCTCGACAACGTGCTGCTCGACCACGAGGGACATATCAAGCTCACTGATTATGGAATGTGCAAG GAAGGCGTACGTCCCGGCGACACGACGTCGACATTCTGCGGCACGCCGAACTACATCGCGCCGGAGATCCTGCGCGGCGAGGAGTACGGCTTCTCCGTGGACTGGTGGGCGCTCGGCGTGCTCACCTACGAGATGCTGGCCGGACGCTCGCCCTTCGACATCGCACAGGCCGCCGACAACCCTGATCAAAACACTGAGGATTATTTGTTCCAG GTGATCCTAGAGAAGACGATCCGTATCCCTCGCTCGCTGTCGGTGAAGGCGGCGTCGGTGCTGAAAGGCTTCCTCAACAAGAACCCGGTCGAGAGGCTCGGCTGCGGGGAGAACGGGTTCCTCGACATCGTCTCACATCCCTTCTTCAAGAGCATCGAGTGGGAGAtg ttGGAGCAGAAGCAGGTAGTGCCTCCGTTCAAGCCGCGGCTGGAGGGCGAGCGCGACCTCGCCAACTTCCCGCCCGAGTTCACTGACGAGCCCGTGCATCTCACGCCTGATAATGA TACGGTGATCGCGGACATCGACCAGTCTGAGTTCGAGGGCTTCGAGTACGTGAACCCGCTCCTCATGTCCCTGGAGGACTGCGTGTGA